The Mustela erminea isolate mMusErm1 chromosome 6, mMusErm1.Pri, whole genome shotgun sequence genome includes a region encoding these proteins:
- the NACA gene encoding nascent polypeptide-associated complex subunit alpha isoform X2: protein MPGEATETVPATEQELPQPQAETAVLPVSSALSVTAALRQPESTLPPPCSMAPQQCPLATPNQASPFLPPSSVVSTPFEAPFPQSPSGTILPLGVAPSPTDTPVFLPNLIGPPISPAALALASPMITPAVKDAHSSSAPLALVALAPHSVQKSSAYPLNPLNSPPLIAGAESGSVTSLSTPIVSSEPKTSSIQIPMQVGPNLKGTPIPPGIVSAVPSHLGTPLASIQSGAATCPQMPPTTPPAITPPQFKGIPVSSALTSPQNPESLSIKGPLNSPATLPLSTQSISVAPSVTPVFLTSLGSHLAPLHQGSLDSPVRPLGQTGPNVLSHPKVDAISAAHSPIGASYPSQRSVIPPLSSRNEVAPTSGAPASPLALSIEKDPPAVTGIASFSPGSSNVATSSPLSPTACLILKGSSNATPRQPLVTQIPPPPGSPSLKEAPVSSVGTIPFVLTNPSTISATPTTLEVATCMSPPVSSDPISSKDSASRTASVTAPGAPKELSTPQVTPLGIPVPPPLSVSENSKGLPTSALVKLPKQGNIQTELPSPLGVPVSPEQAGLPTKKDSTLIPLVLATPKNPPSPQSISSSLEIALSPEASLAKVSLVEPLPVVMSASTASSPLGVNSPASVIETDPSSLPLKSSLTTPSIATFPLEHVATAEVAPAVTKGTSTTASTFLDVSLSHKSHPGKKGSSTLTLPVVPPVSESCPVAPAVTLSPQNVSAFPAAIALAPEIPKSEPFPSLHPQGAKKVHGISHTSALAPVASSPEGHPTKDSGACASVNASSKGTYLADSPSPLGTSVSPQTKRRPTKKGSAPPTTLTLSPHSKSVPAIPDISAGNHSSPISPVEVSFLPEASLSSQVPKGSLAKKHSPTLCPKETPDTPPPKEAFTPPAMVPSSPKGAPGTSSSKKSQAAPAPKRAPATPSPKGTPTASAVAPSFPKGDPAAPSPKESSTPAVTPSSPRGTPNPQAVAPPSPKESQATPAPKRAPAAPSPKGPPTTPPVAPPSPKGGQATPSPKETSTPPAVTPPSPKGSQATPAPKRTPMTPPPKGDTATPSPKEASTPPTLTPSSPKKSPPTQPPREAPTSQAPKESQATPAPKGTPTAPAVAPPTPKGGPATPSPKETSAPPAVTPPSLKGGPATPSPKETSTPPAVASSSQKECPATQSPKRALTTPSPKGAPTAPPVAPPSSLKGPQATPIECPATQSPKRASTTPFPKGGPTTPSPKENSTPPAVAPSSRKECPPTQSPKRAPTTPSPKGPPTALSAAPPSPKGAPATLSAKETIPPAVTPSSPKGPPTAPSMSPPSPKGGPATPSAEETSIPPGMTPSSPKDSPATQPPRGASTPQVTAPSSSKESQATPSPKGGQATSSPKESEATSVPKRVPATPPPRGVSTPPAVAPPSPKKSQAAPGPRRAPATRSPKGGQATPSPKETSTPPTRAPSSPRESPATQPPKGTLTVAPPSPKESQATPAPKRAPATPPPKGPPTAPPVAPPSPKGGPATLSPKETSTPPAVAPSSKKAPGAPSLKGSLTPSAVTPSPKESPETPAPKGAPGTPSPKGPSTPPAVTPSSKESPAAPAPKGTSATSSSKRIPGGTPSPKRAQATPSKGAPTPSSESPPSPREAPTSPVSVTCALGSIAPLASKGLPVKKGSTALKTGLVAPAPESIPVVTAPSEKGPLAKKSSATSPPVCPDPSAKNGTKGPLPTMAPAPLTVSAQKVSSKAPKTLPVSPLKSKDSAHFPKSPLTLPLGSVTSTPPATVCSEKVLPKAGSASIPPAPTPSVSLPLTPSPVPPLLPKQQFLPSSPGLVLESPCKPSAPADEDELPPLIPPEPISGGLPFQSVLVNMPTPKPAGIPAPTPSAKQPVLKNNKGSGTESDSDESVPELEEQDSTQATTQQAQLAAAAEIDEEPVSKAKQSRSEKKARKAMSKLGLRQVTGVTRVTIRKSKNILFVITKPDVYKSPASDTYIVFGEAKIEDLSQQAQLAAAEKFKVQGEAVSNIQENTQTPTVQEESEEEEVDETGVEVKDIELVMSQANVSRAKAVRALKNNSNDIVNAIMELTM, encoded by the exons ATGCCTGGTGAAGCCACAGAAACCGTCCCTGCTACAGAGCAGGAGTTGCCACAGCCCCAGGCTGAGACAG CTGTGCTTCCTGTGTCTTCAGCCTTGAGTGTCACTGCTGCCTTAAGGCAGCCTGAATCTACCCTACCCCCTCCTTGCTCCATGGCCCCCCAACAATGCCCTCTGGCGACCCCTAACCAGGcttccccattccttcctccctctagtGTTGTCTCAACCCCCTTTGAAGCTCCTTTTCCTCAATCACCCTCTGGAACAATCCTTCCTTTGGGagttgccccttcccccactgacACCCCAGTTTTCCTACCAAACCTAATAGGACCTCCCATCTCCCCGGCTGCCTTAGCTCTGGCCTCTCCCATGATAACTCCAGCTGTGAAAGATGCCCATTCCTCTTCAGCTCCCTTGGCTCTGGTGGCCTTGGCTCCCCACTCAGTTCAGAAGAGCTCTGCTTATCCACTTAACCCTCTTAATTCACCTCCTTTGATTGCTGGGGCTGAGTCAGGGTCAGTAACATCTCTGTCAACTCCCATTGTTTCCTCAGAACCAAAGACCTCTTCTATTCAAATTCCCATGCAAGTAGGCCCTAATCTAAAAGGTACCCCTATCCCTCCAGGTATAGTCAGTGCTGTTCCTTCCCATCTTGGAACTCCCTTGGCCTCTATTCAGTCTGGAGCAGCCACATGTCCTCAAATGCCACCCACCACTCCCCCAGCCATCACTCCCCCTCAGTTCAAAGGCATCCCTGTTTCCTCAGCTCTGACTTCTCCACAAAACCCTGAAAGCCTCAGCATAAAGGGGCCCCTTAATTCACCTGCTACATTACCTCTTTCAACCCAGTCTATATCTGTGGCTCCCAGTGTCACTCCAGTTTTCCTCACTTCTCTGGGCTCTCATCTAGCACCTTTACATCAGGGTTCTCTTGATTCTCCTGTTCGACCCTTAGGTCAAACAGGTCCTAATGTTCTGTCACATCCTAAAGTGGATGCCATTTCTGCAGCTCATTCTCCCATTGGGGCCTCTTACCCTTCTCAGAGATCTGTAATTCCTCCACTTTCTTCCAGAAATGAGGTGGCTCCTACTTCGGGGGCTCCAGCTTCCCCTCTGGCTCTTTCTATTGAGAAAGACCCCCCTGCTGTCACTGGCATAGCTTCCTTCAGTCCTGGCTCATCAAACGTAGCCACCTCTTCTCCATTATCTCCTACAGCCTGTCTCATTCTGAAAGGCTCTTCTAATGCCACTCCTCGTCAGCCTTTGGTGACCCaaattcctcctcctccagggagtCCGAGCTTAAAAGAAGCTCCTGTTTCTTCTGTTGGAACCATCCCATTCGTTTTGACTAACCCCTCCACAATTTCTGCGACACCTACTACCCTTGAGGTAGCTACTTGCATGTCTCCTCCAGTTTCATCAGATCCCATAAGTAGTAAGGACTCAGCTTCCCGCACTGCCTCAGTTACGGCTCCTGGGGCTCCCAAAGAGCTTTCTACTCCTCAAGTAACCCCTCTGGGAATACCAgtcccccctcctctctcagtCTCTGAGAACTCCAAAGGTCTCCCTACATCAGCATTGGTAAAGTTACCAAAACAAGGAAATATCCAAACtgaacttccttctcctcttggaGTCCCTGTGTCACCAGAACAGGCAGGACTCCCTACCAAGAAAGACTCGACTCTAATACCATTAGTACTGGCAACTCCCAAAAATCCCCCCTCTCCCCAAAGTATATCATCATCTCTGGAGATAGCTCTTTCTCCTGAAGCCTCCTTAGCAAAGGTAAGCCTTGTAGAGCCTCTCCCTGTAGTTATGTCAGCAAGTACTGCTTCTTCTCCTCTGGGTGTTAACTCCCCAGCCTCTGTAATCGAGACAGACCCCAGTAGTCTGCCTCTCAAAAGTTCTCTCACCACCCCAAGCATAGCTACATTTCCTCTGGAACATGTTGCTACTGCGGAAGTGGCTCCTGCAGTTACCAAAGGTACCTCCACTACAGCCAGTACTTTTCTAGATGTCTCTTTATCTCATAAAAGCCATCCAGGTAAGAAGGGTAGTTCCACTCTTACTTTACCTGTGGTTCCTCCAGTCTCTGAAAGTTGCCCTGTGGCTCCAGCTGTGACTCTATCCCCCCAGAATGTTTCTGCTTTTCCAGCTGCCATAGCACTAGCCCCAGAAATTCCCAAGTCTGagccctttccctctcttcatcCTCAAGGTGCAAAGAAAGTTCACGGTATTTCTCATACCTCAGCATTGGCACCTGTGGCTTCCTCTCCTGAAGGGCACCCAACCAAGGACTCTGGTGCTTGTGCTTCTGTTAATGCATCTTCGAAAGGGACTTACTTAGCTGactctccatctcctttagggaCTAGTGTGTCTCCTCAAACTAAAAGACGTCCAACCAAGAAGGGTTCAGCTCCTCCTACTACCTTAACTCTTTCTCCTCATTCGAAAAGTGTTCCTGCTATCCCTGATATTTCTGCTGGAAATCACTCCTCCCCTATTTCTCCAGTTGAAGTGTCCTTTCTTCCAGAGGCCAGTCTTTCTTCTCAAGTCCCTAAAGGGTCACTGGCCAAGAAGCATTCCCCCACTCTTTGCCCCAAAGAGACCCCAGATACCCCACCTCCCAAAGAGGCCTTCACTCCCCCAGCTATGGTTCCTTCCTCCCCCAAAGGAGCCCCAGGAACTTCATCCTCCAAAAAGTCACAAGCAGCTCCAGCCCCCAAAAGAGCCCCAGCTACTCCATCTCCCAAAGGGACCCCCACTGCCTCAGCTGTGGCTCCTTCATTCCCCAAAGGGGACCCAGCAGCTCCATCTCCTAAAGAGTCCTCCACTCCAGCAGTGACTCCTTCCTCCCCCAGAGggacccccaacccccaagctgtggcccctccctctcccaaagAGTCCCAAGCAACTCCAGCCCCCAAAAGAGCCCCAGCTGCTCCATCTCCCAAAGGGCCCCCCACTACCCCACCTgtggctcctccctcccccaaaggaGGCCAAGCAACCCCATCCCCTAAAGAGACCTCCACTCCCCCAGCTgtgactcctccctcccccaaagggTCTCAGGCAACTCCAGCCCCCAAAAGAACCCCAATGACTCCACCTCCCAAAGGGGACACAGCAACCCCATCCCCTAAAGAGGCCTCCACTCCCCCAACTTTGACTCCTTCCTCTCCCAAAAAGTCCCCACCTACCCAGCCTCCCAGAGAGGCCCCCACCTCCCAAGCTCCCAAGGAGTCTCAAGCAACTCCAGCCCCCAAAGGGACCCCCACTGCCCCAGCTGTGGCTCCTCCCACTCCCAAAGGGGGCCCAGCAACTCCATCCCCTAAGGAAACCTCTGCTCCCCCAGCTgtgactcctccctctctcaaagGGGGCCCAGCAACCCCATCCCCTAAAGAGACCTCCACTCCCCCAGCTGTGGCTTCTTCCTCCCAGAAAGAGTGCCCAGCTACCCAGTCTCCCAAAAGAGCCCTAACTACTCCATCTCCCAAAGGGGCCCCCACTGCCCCACCTGTagctc CTCCTTCCTCCCTTAAAGGGCCTCAGGCAACTCCCATAGAGTGCCCAGCTACCCAGTCTCCCAAAAGAGCCTCAACCACTCCATTCCCCAAAGGGGGCCCAACAACCCCATCCCCTAAAGAGAACTCCACTCCCCCAGCTGTGGCTCCTTCCTCCCGCAAAGAGTGCCCACCTACCCAATCTCCCAAAAGAGCCCCAACTACTCCATCTCCCAAAGGGCCCCCCACTGCCCTATCTgcggctcctccctcccccaaagggGCCCCAGCTACCCTATCTGCTAAAGAGACCATTCCCCCAGCTGTGACTCCTTCCTCTCCCAAAGGGCCCCCCACTGCCCCATCTatgtctcctccctcccccaaagggGGCCCAGCAACCCCATCTGCTGAAGAGACCTCCATTCCCCCAGGTatgactccctcctcccccaaagacTCCCCAGCTACCCAACCTCCCAGAGGGGCCTCCACCCCCCAAGTTAcagctccttcctcttccaaaGAGTCCCAAGCAACTCCATCTCCCAAAGGGGGCCAAGCAACTTCCTCACCCAAAGAGTCTGAAGCAACTTCAGTCCCCAAAAGAGTTCCAGCTACCCCACCTCCCAGAGGGGTCTCCACTCCCCCAGCTgtggctcctccctctcccaaaaAGTCCCAAGCAGCTCCAGGCCCCAGAAGAGCTCCAGCAACTCGATCTCCTAAAGGGGGCCAAGCAACCCCATCCCCTAAAGAGACTTCCACTCCCCCAACCagggccccttcctcccccagagaGTCCCCAGCTACCCAGCCTCCGAAAGGGACCCTCACTGTAGCTCCTCCCTCCCCTAAAGAGTCTCAAGCAACTCCAGCCCCCAAAAGAGCCCCAGCTACTCCACCTCCTAAAGGgccccccactgccccacctgtggctcctccctcccccaaagggGGCCCAGCAACCCTATCCCCTAAAGAGACTTCCACTCCCCCAGCTGTTGCTCCTTCCTCAAAAAaagccccaggtgccccatctctcaAAGGGTCCCTTACACCCTCAGCTGTGACTCCTTCCCCCAAAGAGTCTCCGGAAACCCCAGCCCCCAAAGGGGCTCCAGGAACCCCATCTCCCAAGGGGCCATCCACTCCCCCAGCTGTGACTCCTTCCTCCAAAGAGTCTCCGGCAGCTCCAGCCCCGAAAGGGACCTCAGCAACTTCATCCTCCAAAAGAATCCCAGGAGGAACTCCATCCCCCAAGAGAGCCCAGGCTACCCCATCCAAAGGCGCCCCCACTCCCTCATCTGAgagtcctccctcccccagagagGCCCCTACCTCTCCAGTTTCAGTCACATGTGCCCTGGGGTCCATTGCCCCTCTGGCTTCTAAAGGCCTACCAGTAAAGAAAGGCTCCACAGCTCTCAAAACAGGACTTGTTGCCCCAGCTCCAGAAAGTATACCAGTTGTCACAGCTCCTTCTGAGAAAGGTCCACTGGCCAAGAAGAGTTCTGCTACTTCACCTCCTGTGTGCCCCGATCCTTCAGCTAAGAATGGTACTAAAGGACCCCTTCCTACAATGGCTCCAGCCCCCCTGACAGTCTCTGCTCAGAAAGTCTCTTCAAAGGCTCCCAAAACGCTCCCTGTTTCTccattaaaaagcaaagattCTGCCCATTTCCCAAAGAGCCCTTTGACTCTTCCTCTTGGGTCTGTGACATCTACTCCTCCAGCAACAGTTTGCTCTGAGAAGGTCCTTCCTAAAGCTGGATCAGCATCTATCCCTCCAGCACCCACCCCAtcagtctctctgcctctcactcccTCCCCAGTTCCCCCTCTGCTTCCTAAACAGCAATTTCTGCCGTCCTCACCTGGGCTGGTGCTGGAATCACCCTGTAAGCCCTCAGCCCCTGCTGATGAGGATGAGCTGCCGCCTCTGATTCCCCCGGAACCAATCTCGGGGGGACTGCCTTTCCAGTCGGTCCTCGTCAACATGCCCACCCCCAAACCTGCTGGGATCCCTGCCCCAACCCCCTCTGCCAAGCAGCCTGTTCTGAAGAACAACAAGG GGTCTGGAACAGAATCTGACAGTGATGAATCAGTACCAGAGCTTGAGGAACAGGATTCCACACAGGCAACCACACAACAAGCCCAG ctggCAGCAGCCGCTGAAATTGACGAAGAACCAGTCAGTAAAGCAAAACAGAGCCGGAGTGAAAAGAAGGCACGGAAG GCTATGTCCAAACTGGGTCTTCGACAGGTTACAGGAGTTACAAGAGTCACTATCAGGAAATCTAAGAATATTCTCTTTGTCATCACAAAACCAGATGTCTACAAGAGCCCAGCTTCAGATACCTACATAGTTTTTGGGGAAGCCAAG ATCGAGGATTTATCTCAGCAAGCACAACTGGCAGCTGCTGAGAAATTCAAAGTTCAAGGTGAAGCTGTCTCAAACATTCAAGAAAACACACAGACTCCAACTGTACAAGAGGAGAGTGAAGAGGAAGAG